One Marmota flaviventris isolate mMarFla1 chromosome 16, mMarFla1.hap1, whole genome shotgun sequence DNA segment encodes these proteins:
- the Dynap gene encoding dynactin-associated protein yields MDRKQGKYVVNVELSGNQPPSTCPNDQQAHSSTSLCPPSNDVTADGSSSLSGVWVSPGITAHSQCPHPELSTIQVKGNSGSDWSLWKVFLACLLACAITTAIGVLVICLVNNRGSNSSVVIQLPTNSGGVVDRESGTASTTSQPTVTTTSTEPSTITTSKESTTTMVTTSSSTQPLTTAPLTTTSSRTRYITTATESMGTVAPP; encoded by the exons ATGGacagaaaacaaggaaaatatgTAGTGAATGTTGAACTCTCTGGAAATCAGCCG CCAAGCACGTGTCCAAATGACCAACAGGCTCATAGTTCCACATCCTTGTGTCCACCTTCTAATGACGTAACCGCTGATGGCTCCTCCAGCTTATCTGGGGTGTGGGTGAGCCCAGGAATCACTGCTCATTCACAATGCCCACACCCAGAATTATCCACTATACAG GTGAAAGGAAATAGCGGCAGTGACTGGTCTCTGTGGAAAGTTTTCCTGGCCTGCCTCTTAGCCTGTGCGATAACAACAGCAATTGGAGTCCTCGTAATATGCCTGGTGAATAATCGAGGAAGTAATTCCTCCGTTGTTATCCAGCTACCCACAAACAGTGGAGGGGTGGTAGATAGGGAATCTGGAACAGCCTCTACTACTTCCCAACCTACAGTGACCACCACTTCAACTGAACCTTCAACTATCACCACTTCAAAAGAATCTACAACCACAATGGTCACAACCAGTTCTTCAACTCAGCCTTTAACCACAGCACCCCTCACCACAACTTCAAGTAGAACCAGATATATCACCACTGCCACAGAATCCATGGGTACGGTGGCTCCTCCATAG